The DNA segment TCTGAAGTATTTTCATCCCATCTTACAGTGCGATAAATGAACAGTAGGATACAGATACTATGTATGTCAAATAATATGTCTCCACTGCAGTCTCCCTTCCCTGGAGATAATGAAGAGGAGGTCTTTGACAGCATTGTCAATGAAGAGGTCCGCTATCCGCGATTCCTTTCTTCTGAGGCACTTCCCATGCTCCGCAAGGTACTGCAATGGGATCTCCTTGGTTTTACTCAGGCCTCAGCACAAGTAGAGCCAGAGAGACATTCTTCTAACTAGATGGcatttcctctgtgtgtgtgagtgcgcgCGCACCTCCAGAGGTCCCCACATATTCTACGGGGAACCCTTaaaatctacacacacacacttgcactcTTATCTCTTAATTTCTCATCCTTGACACCTCCATACACATATGCCATCCGTATAGCCATTGAGGATTAAGCAGGGTTCCTATTGGAGTCTATCCTGCCAATTCTCAAATGGACAGATGTTAAATAACTCTAGGGTAGGGATGTCAGATTTATTCTGTGGATAGGGCtgaattccatttttaattatcAGTGGATCAGCGTATATAGTTAAGGCTGTATGCTACCTAGAGTCCACAGTGGATCACCCACTGATATAAATGGATGGTTTACAATGGACTAAACTTTATGGCCCTACAATGAAGGGAGCAAGTGGAAGGGACTGGATGGTTGCTGCTCTGTTTTCTCTCTAGAATATTATTCATGTCCCTCCTTGTTCCATGTGTTGAATTTGTCTATTGGTCTTTCCTGCAGCTTCTCCAGAAATGTCCAGAACGTCGCcttggggcaggagagagagacgcAGAGGAGATTAAAACCCAGCCCTTTTTCAAGGTAAGAACTCAGACCCCTGTGCACCTCTGTGCTCATATGTCTGAGCTGCAGAAGAGCTATTTACTTTCTGTTGCTATAGAGGCAAACTTGCCTGTTTCTTTTGGTCAAAAATGAGACTCTCAACTGCAGCTTCTCTGACATGTGGTCCCTAAAGCCAAACGTTTATCTCTATAACAAGTCACTTTCAGAACCTCCTGATCAAAGACTGTTTTCTGGTACTATTAGGCTTCCAAGCACAGGATCTTTATTTCAATATGTGCAGCTCCAAACTGAGTCTTACATGTCCCTCACCTCTTAATTTCAGGCATCCAATCAAACATCTCCCCTATAGCATGGGAATTCTCTTGCTGTGGTATACAGATGCAGGTGCTATCATACAGATTATCTGGCAATCACCATCTCTGAATTCAGGAGGAAGGGTTGAGTAGTTAAAATATAAAACTTGAACTGTCAGTGTGTTCACAGAGGAATATGAACGCTGAATAGCTTAGGGTGGAGAGGATGCTATAATCTATATATAGTGAAGGAAGGCCACTGAGGCACTAACACTTTGAATACTGAAACCAATTGTATAAAACAGTTGAGCTTTATCAATGTCCAGGATTATCCTGCCATAAATGCTAATATTTGTAAAGAGCTACGCCAGGCCCTATAGCAATGAAAACACTCCTTTGGGTAGCCCCTACACCGAGAACTGCTTAATGGTCTCCTGACAAGAGCTTATGGTTCTAGTTTAGTTTTGTCTCTGCTGAATAACAGTCTGAGCTGTAGCTTTGTTTCTTGGCTGGCATTCTGAAGAGCAGTATTGGGTTTCATGAAAGACTCTGGTTTAGGAGTGATCTCTCTTCTGTGGTACTCCTCATTTTGGTTATCTTGGCACTTCTGTTTTCTAGCCTTGTAGAAATCAGGCATGCTGCAGCTGATCTGGAAGGAAGGATACATAACTACTATTTCACAATTAGTTGGTCTGTTCTTAGTGCCAATCTGGTTTTGTAATTTCCTCTATTTACAGGAGATTGACTGGGATGCCTTGTTTGCCAGAGCACTGAAGCCCCCTTTTGTGCCTTTCTTAAGAGCTCCCACTGACATTAGCAACTTTGACGAAGAGTTTACCTCCCAGAAGCCAATCCTGACTCCTCCAGATGAGCTCCCTGTCCTGACCCCTGAGGAACAGGCTGCCTTTAAGGACTTCGACTTTGTCTCCAGACACCTTCTGGAAGTCTGATTGCTGTAGTGTAATGAGCCCATGCAGACCACTACTACCCTGAGAAATCCTAGAGAGGAACTTGCCACTGACTACTGGAAGGTCGAATTAATAACAGGCAAAGATTATTCATAGGTCTGGTTGTATTAAGGATTGTAGAAAGCAGACTGTTCTGCAAGCTGGTTGCTCTACTGCATTGTTCAGTGTGTGCATATGCTAGTAGGGAGAGTACTGGATGTGACCTTTAAGAAGGTTTATGCTTGCTGGCTGTGTTTGAAACAGTACCAGGCTATACTCTGATGCCACCATTGGATAGTTGTGGGCACTCACAATTTAAACTGGATTTCATTTAACAATGTATCTAAATGAAATAGAGCCCTCCCCTTTCCCAAACAAACTCTACCTCTGCAGCAGGGCCTTGCAAGCTGCCTAGCTTTCTCAGCACTGGATGATCAGTGGCAGAAGAACTGGCACTTTCCACCTTTTTTCTAAGATAAGAAATGTGGCACTATTTCTCCTTTGCAAAGGATTTAGGCCCAGTTGTGTTCATAgttgggagtggggtgtagtTTAATACAACCAGAATGATGAAGGTTGAGTTTGGAAACTGCCCCGATGTTACAAGCTGAGATCTGAGCCTTGCTTTGTAAAAGAAATGAGATTTCTACTCTCCTGCTAAATCTTAATTCCTGTCTTTAATAAGAACTGATTTAAAACCCTACAAACCTTGCACATATTgtttattgtaaataagaaactcTCCCTTCTGATTAAACTTTGCCTTTCATCCCCCTGGCTTGTTAGAACATATCAGGAGCTGGGAGAACACAGATCTTCTGCTTAACAGAGTTCTTTATCTCTGTAAATGTAATGTTAATACTATTTCCCTTTCCTTCTTCCTTTCATAAGAGTCTCTTGTCACTCCAACTGCTTGGATCTGTCCCCTCTGTATGTGTTATCTTTATTGGGGCCAGGTATGTCACTTTAATGAGTGCACTGATGCTATTtgtccagttttttttaaccttactaTGTATATGCTGTATTTTTCTCAGATAATATAAAATATTGTGAATGTTTATATTGGAAAAATCAATAAATATTGTGAAACAACTTGGGCTAGAAAACAGCCTAAATATAGAATAATTTGTATCAAGACCAACTTCATTTGGTGCTCAAAATCCAGAAGTGTGAGTATGTTCTTGTAGTAGCAGTGCTGTAATTAGCACTTATAATTACTATTTAAACATTACGTTCTGACTGTGAAACTGTTTTGCAGAGTGCTGTTGCCTCTTCCTGACTAGGAAGTAAAAAATAGCAACTGTTCTTTAAACAATTTCCAagtgagaagtatggggaatgaGTCATTCATAAACTACTGGGGCAATTATAACATAGTTGCACTTTACAGTGCAGACTGGACTACTACACATTTATGGTTGTTACTATGTGTAGGGAACAGTACTTTGGTTAGTAGGCTAGAGAAGAAATATCCCTGCTGAAGGCTAATGGGAACATGTAGATGTTGGTTTTTCAACTCTTCATCTACAGGGATAGACTTTACCCATAAAGGATTGTGCTCATTCTAAAGACGGTATCTGACCATAACCAGAGAGGAGTCCCaattaaatcaagactggctgcaGTGCTCAAAGAGTTACTTAGGTAAGAGCTTTagtatatgtacttgtgtggAAGAAAAACAGCCCACCCTGATCTTAGCTCACCCATTCCCACAGTCAAGTAGAACTACTGCTGAATGTCTTGCAAAGGGAAATTGACCCACACTACCAATTATCGCCTCCTAACCTTAAAGCCAGTTTAAGGCAAGGTATATGGCTGTACTGAGCCTTCTTTAAACAGCCATTATCTGCTCACATTTGGCCCCAAATGTGTTTGTAAAACCTTTTACAAAATGTCAAGACTAGCACGTTTCTATGTTTTTTTTACATTCTAACAGATTAAAAGGTGCAGCATAGTGCTACTGCAGGAGAACCAGATGACTCTAGTGAGTGTTAGACCAGAAAAGTGTACAGAGAACAGCAAAGctatttttaatcttttaataATTTACAATTATTTGACACAGTTCAGAgcattaaaaaatataaagtacAAATATCTTTCAATGGCAGcctagacattttttttaaattcaccatCCCATCAAACATAATATCTAACTTGTGTGTATTCAGTTATACTGACTGACAGTTATTTTTTCATGTGATAGAGCCAACACAGCTAAGTGTGAAGTGAACTCTAGTCTGGCAGATACTTCAACCAAACTAAATTCTAATGGCAGAATCCTTTCTTAATGGTGACATACAATCCAGGAAGACCCCATCTTGACATTCACGTACCACCATGTGATAGCATGTTCTGCCCTGTACAAGACACACCCATAGCCCCAAGGAACCTGCAATCTTTTTCTGGTGTCAGACAGAGACCCTCCTGCTGTTTTTGAGTTGCTTTTTCAGAGTATAACAATATTCTAAGAGTACTTACCTACCTTGGAACCTGTGTGCAATCTGCCAACGTGCTAGCCATCCATTTTGCTCGTGTCAAGTGCTAACCCCTGAGTCATGAAAGATACTAAGGCACCAAATAAGCATACCAGAGTTTTTATAAAACCTGATTAGAAATATTTTCAGAACTAAGATTCAGTGCAGAGGGCACTCCTTTTTTGAGGGGACTACTGACACAATCTTTACCATGCCATATAAGAACTTGTAACTAAACAGGTTCATTTTACTGTCCATGCTGCTTAAACTGAAGAAATTAAGTTTACTTGTTAGTGTCATCTTAATTAAAATGGAAATCTTCCTAGTAACTTTAATACAGTACCTCCACCTGCTTTAacgctttaaaaataaaaaaaaagactagtctttttttctccttttgagtTAAAGTAAAATAAGTTGAAAACCTAACAGTATTAAATATGGTAGTGGGGAAATCATCATTAAGACATGGAATTAGCAGTACTATTATCAGTGTTGCTCCAGCTGTGCAAGGAAATAAGGATTCTGGCTCCAGCCCACTGTTACTTGTTAAAAACCATCTCAGAGCATTCAGAAACATCTCCTTCACTGCCACTCACCCATTTACTATTTTAATTTAAGAATATGTAACTGGAACAATATTTTGAGGGAGGCTTTTCCCAAACAAGCTATAGGTGAGAGTTAGAGCTGAATAAGTGATGTGCAAAAATAATGCAGTTGACAAATGTTTTTCTGTCCAAGAACGGTTTAAATCTGAGAAGTCCTATATTCACTGAAAACTCATTAATTTCTATATCGAATAGCTGAGTCTATGGTCTGTTTAAATGTGCATTTCATTATGTTTAAGTCAATGGTATTGTTTTGTTGACTTGTATCTAAGTAGCCACTGCATCACAAAGCATAGGTTAACAGTTCAAAACTTGAATTTGGTGCATAACAGCTGTTTCTCAGGCATATTAGCAGTAGTAAAGCTCAAATCTTTGTGGAACGCATGAATCTCCTGCATGCAGTCAAACTGAGGTTTCCTTTTCATTGTCCAAATATTCATTCAAAGCTTTCCATTATTTGCCAACTCTACCACTAAGGCACATCAGTCCTGACGGTAAGAATGATCATGAAGAAAGGCCACATTGCCTAAACTGATTTTGGTATGACTTATCAATAATTAactttttctttctgctgctaTTCCCTAGAGTGGATATGGCACCAGCTgagatggggagactgaggaAATAAGTGAAAGCTGCTATTCAGGAAGTCCTTGCATTTGCCTCAAGAGGTTTGATGAATATGATTAGCAAAAAGATGTAAAGGACTAGCATACACATTCACTCAGACCAGAAATCACCCCTTCAGTGCTGCCCAGAACCAAGAAGTCATTTTACCTGGATACGAAGACCAACCATAAAGCCACGCTGCCACTTAATCTTCTTGTAAGCAGACTTGCTCctgcgaatgggatagttgtACAACAAGTTGCTGGTTCATTATGGACTAAATTCCCCCTCCACTGAAGCAGTAGGAAATTGGTTACAACACATGTGCTTTCTCTAAAGAATCACAGAGGTTGTTCCTGAGAGTCCTACGCTAAATTCCTTTCTTAAAGCCCTTAGCACAGATGCACCGTGACAAGCAGCCTCTATTAGTTAAAACCTGAATGACTAATTCAGCAAGAGGACCTGCATTTCAGTTCACCCTGTAGATGTACTTTTCCCTCTTGTAATCAAACTTGGATTACACCATTAAATCCTGGCTGAATTTACATTTTATAATTAAACAGGGTCACTATCCTCCTGAAAGTATATTTTCTCCCATGTAACGAGACGGCAGGCACAGAAGAATCTCCAGAGGTTAAGAATGACACCTTGGTCAAAGGGGTTCTCTGACTCACAGTGTCGGAGGTAGGAGATGCGATGGTGTGACATGAACTCCCAGGTGGTTGTGTTACATGAGACCAGGTACAAGTGtgaaaccagcagcagcagcactacaATGGTGAATATGGCTATCACGAGGAAGGACAGGAGAAGGAAGATGTTGTGCTGCAGCCACTCCCAAGACTGTTGGAAGTAAAGGCCTGACCTTTCAATTAAAAGAGAAACATGGCTAAGTCAAACTGGGTTAGATACAGAACTGAAGTTACATTAATCAAATCATCAGCTTGACTTACAAAGACATTACCAGCCTGACTCGCATGGTAATATTTCTGCAGTGTTTTGCAGCTGCAGTACCAAGACTCAAAACAAAGCTAAGCTCTAAATACACTGGAACTGAGAtcagaaaaagatcttggacATCTATACCTGTGTAAAAAATGTTCTCCTGACAATTAGAGAGAGTCAGGTGGCACTGCAGGAGAAGAGCTGCATGAGTACAATGCCAGGAGCCACTAACAGAATATGGTTTATGGGGACTTTCTCTTGCCTGCCATTTATAAATATAGGTTGCACAATAATTAATGAGGGGAAGTTAAACAGTAACCAACAATGCAAAATTACTTTATATTCATTTAGTTTAAGCTTACAGCTAAGCCTGTTACAATCCCAAATATCAAACTGCATAACTAATCACCTCAGTTCTGTCAACTGAATCAACAGTACATCACAGCTGAAAGTTCCCTACTGCTCGTACAAAGGGGAAAGAATGGCAGCTGACTATAAATGCAATATACCTACTGCCAGATGCCAAAGCCTGCTCCCCTGTTTTTCCAGAAGTTTTGATGTTGCTGTCACCTCTGGAAAAGTCAAGGTTAGTCTTACTTGCAATACATCTGCCCCTCATTTATCAGGGAGTGTCTATCCTATATATCTGGTTTTAAGTGCTGTAGCTCAGGTAACTGTTTGTGACAATTTAATTAAGTCAAATGAAATTTCCAGCTCTTCAAATGATCCCCCATTCTATAATTGCCTTGTCTGCTCCCACTGCCAGAATGGACTCAGGCTTTTTAAGTGTTTTAAGGCagttgttctcaaccaggggtatgtgtattCCTGGGGGtatacagaggtcttccaggggtacatcaactcatctatagatatttacctagttttacaataggctacataaaaagcactagcaaagtcagtacagcTGCTCCCCCAACTTGCATAAGTTGAATTTTgcgcaaaaaaaaataaattatggaACTTACacaactttttccataagtgtgGGTTTGCATAAGTCAGGGTTGTGTAACCCAGGGAGCAtctgtacaaactaaaatttcatacaagcacttgtttatactgctttatatgtATGCTATACACTGatgtgtaagtacaatatttatatttcagttgatttattttataagtgtatagcaggggtggccagcctgagagagagccagaatttaccaatgtacattgccaaagagccacagtaataagtcagcagCCTCCTGCCCATTGGCAGCCCCACTCATCAgtgcctccctgcacctcccaatcagctgttctgtggcatgctggaggggaggagcaagggcatggcaggctatggggagggggcagggcctgtggcagagccaggggattGAACagtgagcacccactggcacattggaaagttggtgcctgtagttCCAGCCTTAGAGTTGGtgtctatacaaggagccgcatattaacttccgAAGAGCCACGTATTGGCCTCCCCTGGTGTATAGTAAAAGTTacaaagtaagcaatttttcagtaatagcgtgctgtgatacttgtatttttatgtctgactttgtaagcaagtagtttttaagtgaggtgaaacttgggggtatgcaaggcaaatcagactcctgaaaggggtacagtagtctggaaaggttgagagccactgttttaaGGAACACCACACCCTATTCCTTAAGTAGCTATGTTACTCCTCAGTGGCAATAATCAGAGTGGTGCTGTGAGGAAAGCTGGTTACAGTGTGCAGGCAAAGAGAGAACATATCATGTTAACTCCAGCCATTGCCATCTTGCTCTACCCAAACCATTCAGTAGGATTTTGGAATGTCCAGCTCTCATCAAAACTCTAAGACCTCAAATACAAACTCCCTGCCAGAGGCTGCTACTTAAAGTACTTACCATGCAACATGAAAGGACCACAAGAGAACCACAAGCTGCACAGCCAGGTAGACTATAAAGAGTGGATGATTCCTCTCTCCTACGCAGTTCTCAATCCAGGGACAGTGATGGTCATAACGACGTACACAGTGCCGACACAGCTGGCAGTGCTTGGCTCGCATTGGTTGCTGTGGAATAAGCAGATACTAAGACTAGTCTACCCAGATCCAATGCCCTATTTCATAGAAAATAGCTGGGAAGTCATCCAGGTCAATCCTGCAAAGTGAGACAGTTCCCCCTACTCTCCCTTCAAAAGCagttattttaataataattgtaTAATGTCTTACAAAGTAGATTAtcatcccccttttacagataggaaaactgaggtTAAATTACTTGCCCATGGCTGGTACTTTGCTATAAAACTTCCCTTAACTAGCTACATAATAAAGCTGCAAACACCTAAGGGAAGGTATTATCTGAATCAAGAGCTCAATATAGTTAGCTGTGGATATTTAAGAAAAAGGTGACCAAAGTCTGACAGTGAAAAACTAGGGCACCTGCCATTCACGGGAATGTTTTGAGTATATACAAGGAAAGGTTGTgggctttgttttggtttttttgtttgtttgtttgttgtgtgtGTCTCTTGTCTCCAGGGGCATGTGGATGAGAGGGTAGACGAGAAATAGCCACTCTTCCCCTGATATGGGGAGGAGGGCTGATTTTTTAAGATTAATGGGGAGGtatggctggggaagggaccatgGCAACAGGTGACATGCCCCCTTATTGTGGTACACATATGCTCTGCCAGTCTCTTATCTATGTCAGCAACAAGCTGGCTGTTAGCTCCTTCTGCTGGTTAGTGGTCAGATATTTACTTAAGCTAGAACAACCCTGGATTGTATAAAACTGACAGACTGCGACTGAAAACAGGCATTTCTGGGCTTCAGGGATACATATTCAAGAACTAATCTAATTGGAGGATCAGAGGGGTAGGATGATTGctctttttttctccttcatCCTCCAAACTATGTTTTCTACAGTTAAAACTagcttttcttcttcgagtgattgctcatgtgtattccacagtaggtgtgcatgcttGCCCCatgcaccagtgccggaagtttttcccttagcagtacccgtagtggGGGAGCACTGCTGtgacccctagagtggcgcctctatatcacgctataaggggagctgcgcactccccccaccctcagttccttcttgctagaCAACTCTCGAagctcgaagaacaccagttatggaataggtaactgtcctttctttgTTCCTAAGCATCTAAACAAGCTCATACCTGACAGCAATCTGCTCATGCTACACCTTCCACCCAGATGACCTCTACATTTTGACtttactaagggtacgtctacactacaagactatttcgaatctacttaattcgaatttgtggaatcgaccttatgaagtcgaatttgtgtatccacgctaaatacactaattcgactgtctgagtccacagtaacggggccagcgttgactttggaagcggtgcactgtgggaagctatcccacagttcccgcagtccccgctgcccattggaatgctgggtagagcccccaatgcctgctgggggaaaaaatgtgtcgagggtggttttgggtaactgtcatcattcaaccgtcactcccgccctctctccttgaaagcgccggcgggaaatctgttcgcgcccttctctggtcagttacagctcggacgccacagcactgcgagcatggagcccgctgcgatcatcgctgcacttatggctgttgtcaactcc comes from the Mauremys mutica isolate MM-2020 ecotype Southern chromosome 18, ASM2049712v1, whole genome shotgun sequence genome and includes:
- the ZDHHC12 gene encoding palmitoyltransferase ZDHHC12 isoform X1, producing MRQGAAWGGGGSLVRAAYTALSGGVTLALFLHRTDLRKQEEQGELLQPLIFVLLVLCSVLLYFVVSLMDPGFVESDEEEKVGMNEEQRVMMPQFPSNVWLRRCGYCMLKQPMRAKHCQLCRHCVRRYDHHCPWIENCVGERNHPLFIVYLAVQLVVLLWSFHVAWSGLYFQQSWEWLQHNIFLLLSFLVIAIFTIVVLLLLVSHLYLVSCNTTTWEFMSHHRISYLRHCESENPFDQGVILNLWRFFCACRLVTWEKIYFQEDSDPV
- the ZDHHC12 gene encoding palmitoyltransferase ZDHHC12 isoform X2 codes for the protein MRQGAAWGGGGSLVRAAYTALSGGVTLALFLHRTVSLMDPGFVESDEEEKVGMNEEQRVMMPQFPSNVWLRRCGYCMLKQPMRAKHCQLCRHCVRRYDHHCPWIENCVGERNHPLFIVYLAVQLVVLLWSFHVAWSGLYFQQSWEWLQHNIFLLLSFLVIAIFTIVVLLLLVSHLYLVSCNTTTWEFMSHHRISYLRHCESENPFDQGVILNLWRFFCACRLVTWEKIYFQEDSDPV